The window TGTCTTTCTCTCAAGGAGGGAATTTTGATGGGAATAGTATTCAAACGATAGTATAAATCTTCCCTGAATCTTCCTTTTTTGATTGCCCTCAACAAATCTACATTCGTAGCAGCAATAATACGAACATCTGTTTTCTGCACTTTAGATGAACCTACTTTGATAAATTCACCATACTCTAATACACGTAATAGACGAACCTGGGTAGCTATTGGCAATTCACCCACTTCATCTAAAAATATTGTTCCTTGGTTGGCCACTTCAAAATATCCTTTTCTCTCAGCTAAAGCTCCTGTAAACGAACCTTTTTCGTGACCGAACAATTCAGAATCAATAGTTCCTTCTGGAATTGCTCCACAATTGACCACAATATATGGTCCATGCTTTCGCATGCTATTTTGATGAATAATTTGTGGAAAAACTTCTTTACCTACTCCACTCTCTCCTGTAATTAATACAGTCAAATCTACAGGAGCAATCAACAAAGCTTTCTCTATTTCACAATTAAATAAAGAACTATTGCCAATAATGCCAAATCGCTGTTTAACCTGCTGAACTTCTGTGATTGCCATTATTAGATGATAATAATAATTTTCTCTTTATTAATTATTCTTCTACGCATGTCTGATAAATATTACAAAAGACAAATTAAAATTCGGACTACAACAATCTTATTCTACACTATTATTTCAATTAGTTTTTGTCTGCTTCATTTTTTTCTACAAAAACCACTAGCTTTTCTTTAACCAAAAGATTATACCATGATAATATTTTCTTTATATGGGATGGATAAACAAGTCTTTTGTCATAATCAGGAAGTATCCTGCTAAAATAACTATTTAATACTTCGTTATCCGAATCAATCATTTTAGAGTCAATCTCATGACCCTCTTCTTTTTCACTAATTTTCGATAAAATAGATGAAAGTGGAACTTCATTGGACTCTGTATATACAGTGATTTTATCCAACGGGGTCACCTTATCTTGCATAAATACAGGCATTTTTTTGTGTGTCAGCAAAGATTCTACAATAAATATATTTTTCCCTTTCGAAACTAATCTGAAAAGTCCAGGCTTACCAGAAACGAACAAAATTTCTTCCAACATAAAGTTGTAGATTATATTTGTTTTCATTACGATAATGAATTAACATCTTTGCAATTTTGCAATCAAATTTTCTATTTGAGACAAAACAGCTTGCTGGTTATCATTGACAATAGTATAATCAGCCTTGTGAATTCTTTCTCTATCAAGGCATTGATTGTTTATTCGATTTAAAATAACTCTCTTATCTAATCCCTCCCTCTTTTGCACTCGCTGGATTCTTAATTCTATAGGTGCAAAAATATTAATGCTCACATCTACCCATTTATCAAAGCCAGATTCAAACAAAACTGCTGTTTCAATTCCTATAAATAACTTTTCTGTATGTTGTTCCTTCCATTTAAGGAAATTAAACAACACTTTAGGATGAATCACTGAATTAACAAATTTCAAGTACTCAGGTTTACTGAAAACTAACAAAGCAAGCATGGTTCTATCTAGTAAACCCTCTTTATAAATCGTTTCTCCAAATTTATCAGACAATTGTTCCCTTACAGTTTGAGATGAATTGCTTATTTCCTTAGAAGCAAGATCAGTATTATAAACAGGAATTCCCATTGTTTCAAATACCCTGGCAACAACTGATTTCCCACTCCCAATACCTCCAGTTATACCCAATATCCTCATAGGATTACCAAAATTCGAGATATGTATACATACTTGTTAAAAACAATCCACATTTTCCCAAAAAAATATGATTGACTGGAAATTATTTATCGTATTAACAGAATTAGAAAAAATTGCATCATCTCTCTTCATCTCTCTTTCGAAGTAGATTCCTCATTCTGAAAGGAATTTTGATTTTTATAGATATAATTTTGATATTACATTGTCATCCATTCTATACAATCTCATTGAGAAATGTATTGGTAAATAGTATTCCTAAGGAATAGGACACTCTCGTACCAAGAATATTTTTCATTAGAAGTTATTATAACAGTTTTTCTTATTTAAATATAAATTCCATCCCATCCGTTTCTTCCATCTCGTTCTGTCCTTTTTTTATCTCTGTATAATTTGTTCGATTTTCATCTTCGTACCCCTGCAATACAAAGAACCAATTCGTCTTCATCTCCGTTTCCCACGACAGTCCTAGCATTATGTGTCCTGAAAAATAAAGCAAGCATTATCACTTTGTGATATCAATTCATTTATGTTATCTTTATCATCGATGATTTTATTATCCCAATAAAATCATCCTTTAGTACATTCCTCTATTATTTATAGAATTTATTTATAGAATTTAGTATTTAGAATAGAATTTACTATTTACTATTTACTATTTACTATTTACTAACCAGTGTAAGATGAGTCAAACTAAGTAACAATTTATTCCAATGCCTTCATAAAATCATAATTTTTTTACACGCAAAATGTATTGGTTTTCTACTAAATAAAATCCACAAGACAAAATTTCTTTTGTTCCCTTATCTGCTCTTACATCTTAAAAAAGCGTTTTAACACTTTTTTAAGATAATGTTTCTTTAATTGCGATTTTTCGACACCTTGAGAAGATTTTCCATACTTCTCCATTTGTCGGAATGGATCTGAAGCTATTTCGTATGAGCCATCTGATTAGCAGGCTTGACAGATGCAACATCATTACAAGCAAATACTGAAAGTTTATCTACTTCAACTTTTACCATTTCAGCAATTTCAATTATACAAGATGTATCATTGACCTTCTTCAATTTACCATGTATCCCTCCCGATATCACTACCTTATCTCCTTCTTTCAATGAGGCTCTTTGTTCTTCGACTCTTTTTCTCTGTTTCTGTTGCGGACGAATCATAAAAAAATACATGATTATAAATATCAAAACAATCATTATTAACCCACTATAACTACTTCCAACCGAAGTCGCTTGCAATAGAATATATATTAACGCCATACCGTTATAATAATAATTTTAAATTTTACCGAAGATAATTATTATTATCGAAATAATGAAAATTAATACATTTGTATAAAATAACTTTTTTATGAAGGCACGGGTTCGTTTCGCCCCTAGTCCTACAGGGCCACTACATATCGGAAGTATTCGGACAGCTTTATACAATTATTTATTTGCTAAAAAGTATCATGGTGATTTCATCCTACGAATTGAGGATACTGACTCTACACGGTTTATCCCTGGTGCAGAAGAGTATATCATTGAAACATTCAAATGGTTAGGAATCACCTTTGATGAAGGTCCGTATCGACAATCAGAACGAAAAGCAATATATAAAGAATATGTGGATGAATTATTAAACAAAAATTTGGCTTACATCGCTTTTGATACGCCCGAAGAATTAGAAGCTAAACGACGCAATATCCCTAATTTTCAATACGATGCTATTACCCGCATGACAATGAATAATTCACTGACTTTGTCTAAAGAAGAAACAAAGAAAAGAATTGCTAATAGCAATCAATACGTAGTACGCATCAAGATTGATCCTAACCAAACAATCATAGTGAATGACTTAATCCGAGGGGAAATGAGTATCAGTTCCTCTACTTTGGACGATAAAGTACTTTATAAATCGTCTGACAACCTTCCAACTTATCATTTGGCAAATATTGTAGATGATCATTTGATGAAAATTACTCATGTTATTCGGGGTGAAGAATGGTTATCCTCCACCCCACTCCATATCATTCTCTATCAATATTTTGGATGGGGAGAAAAAATGCCTGTGTTTGCCCATTTACCCTTATTATTAAAGCCCGATGGGAAAGGGAAATTAAGTAAAAGAGATGGTGAACGTTTTGGATTCCCCATATTCCCTCTGCAATGGACAGATTCCAAAACTGGAAAAAGTATTTCTGGATACCGCGAAGATGGCTATTTACCTGAAGCCCTTATCAATTTTTTAGCCTTGTTAGGCTGGAATCCAGGTAGTGAACAAGAATTTTTTTCTATTGACGAACTATCAGTATTGTTTTCGCTGAAAAAGTGTAGTAAAAATGGAGCGAAGTTTGACTATAAAAAAGTCGAATGGTTCAATCACCAGTATATTCAGAAAAAATCTGATAAAGAAATAGCCGAATTATTTTTCCATTTTTATTCTAAAAAGCTTGAAAAACAAGACTTCAAAAAAATAACAGAAGTAATTGGAATGGTTAAAGGACGTATAAGCTCTATCAGAGACCTTTGGTATGAAACAGCTTTCTTTTTCGTTGCGCCTAACACTTATGATGAAAAGATTGTCCAAAAACGATGGAGAGCAGAAAGTCCTATACAACTGACAGAATTATCTGAATTACTAGCAACCATTACTAATTTTTCTTTACAAATTGTAGAAAAAACTATAAGGGGCTGGATTAATAATAAAGGTTATCATCCAAGCAATATCATGAATGCTTGTAGACTGGCTCTGGTAGGCACTGCAAAGGGACCGGGTATTTTCCATATCATAGAAATATTAGGGAAAGAAGAAGTTATCATAAGGATAAAAAAAGCTATTCAAGTATTACGCTAATGATTTATAATGATCAGATATGCGATGCATTTCTTCATATTAAAATATAGATACATAGAAAGATTTATCGATTTTTTTTGAAAGTATAAAGAGTAGATATACTAGAAAGTTAGGTATAAAAAATGACACGATGAGTACATTCTGAATCGTATTTTTTATTTCTAGGAGTTGATTTACTATTACTTAATTTTTTTATCAATTTTTGTTAAATCACAAAAAAAGAAAAACACCACTACGATAGTATTGATGAATGCTATTTACAGAATAGAGAGTTTCATAGAAAAGTTTATAGCTTTATATATAAAGTATAAAGCGGTAGCTAAGATTGGGCCGCGTAAGCAGGCAATATACGTGGAAGAATAAGAAGAATAAACATCTCTCTAATGTTTTACACGAAAAAATACAAGTTATCCAAACAAAATTTTTAGCTACGAAACATTTTTTAAAAAAAATATTATTATATCTTTGCTCTGTGATGAGATTAATTAGTATTATTTATGTAATAACAACTAAATTTTAAATTAAAAAAATGAAAACGAAATGGATTTGTGTTGTTTGTGGCTATGTTCATGAAGGAGAGGAAGTCCCTGAATTTTGCCCGCAATGTGGGCAGCCCCGAGATAAGTTCGAAAAAATGGAAGAAAAAGATGGGAGACTACAGTTCGTAGATGAACACTGTTTGGGTATTGCAAAAGGCGTGGATGTTGAAATCTTAAAGGGACTGAAAGCTCATTTTACAGGAGAATGTACGGAAGTGGGTATGTATCTAGCAATGAGTCGCCAAGCTGATCGTGAAGGTCTTCCAGAAATCGCAGAAGCATACAAGCGTGTTGCATGGGAAGAGGCTGAACATGCTGCGAAGTTTGCTGAGTTGTTGGGGGAAGTAGTTGTGAATACAAAGGAGAATTTGAAAAAGCGGATGGAGGCCGAAAAAGGAGCTTGTGCAGATAAAAAACGTATTGCTACCTTGGCAAAACAACATAATTTGGATGCTATCCACGATACTGTACATGAAATGGCAAGAGACGAAGCTCGTCATGGACGAGTATTCGAAGGATTGTATCATCGTTATTTCCATTAATGAAGTGTGACGCGATGTTCTTCGAACAGTCTGGGAAATGATCCCAGACTGTTTTGATGGTTTCTATAAAATTCTATAAAATAGGAAGCTAGGATTTCTAAATAAATATGAGAATATATTTACTATTATATGGTGGAAGCCTTATTTTTTTTTATCATCCCCCGGTTTTTTATTAGCCCAAGGCTACAATAAAGATTGTTTAGACTATATAGATAATTATCATAATATGGCAATTGAACTGATGTGCAAATATAAAATCCCAGCAAGTATTGTCTTAGCTCAAGGATTGTTGGAAAGTGGAGCTGGAGGAAGCCAATTGGCTAAAGAAGCTAATAACCATTTTGGCATTAAATGCCACTCAGACTGGATAGGCGAATGTTATTTTCTTTCCGATGAAGAAAATGGATGTTTTAGAAAATATGAAAAAGTTGAAGATTCATTTGAGGACTATTCATCTTTTTTGTACAAAGAACGCTATTCTTCATTGTTCATGTTGGATATACGCGACTATACAGGTTGGGCAAGAAAGCTGCAGAGCTGTGGTTATGCTACAGATAAATTTTATGCTGATAAACTAATCAAACTGATAGTAGATTACAAACTCTATCAATTTGATGAAATTGAGAAAAGTACAGAATAAAACGAAATACAAAAACCTCTTTCCCAATTACAATGAGTTTTCTATGCGTTGTAATCGGAAGATAAATGGATGCTTATAACTTATAAAGAGATATCCATGTGATGGTATGTAAAAAGTACAAATGTTAAAAATGGTTGGATATTACATAATGAAGTCACCTCTCCGTTAATATACAAGATATAAGAGAGAAATATAAATATAAGAGATAACGGATATGTTTTTATTTAGAAAATAAAAAGTGAAAGGCTGTAAACTTCCCTGTTTTAGGTGTTTTTTTCAAAAAGAAAAGCAGTGGACTGCTTGTTAAGTTAACCCCAATATCCAGAAAAATATAACAGGATCTTTAACAAAAGAAAGAGATGTTTTTACTGTATTTCTGTAGAAATGGGAAGGGGTATTTTGCAGTTACGACATACTAAATAAAAGAACGAGTCTTTATAAAAAGAAGATTATTTGATCAAGTTGGAAACAAAGTATATTTTCATCACGGGAGGTGTGATTTCATCCTTAGGCAAAGGAATTGTTGCAGCATCGATAGGTAAACTTTTGCAAGGAAGAGGATATAAAGTTACAATACAAAAATTTGACCCATATATCAATATTGACCCAGGTACACTCAATCCTTATGAACATGGCGAATGTTATGTAACCGGCGATGGCTGTGAGACAGATTTAGATTTGGGACATTATGAGCGCTTTTTGAATATACCAACAAGTAGAGCAAATAATGTTACTGCGGGTTGTGTTTATCAAAATGTAATCAATAGAGAACGAAAAGGCGATTTTTTAGGCAAAACTGTTCAAGTTGTTCCACATATCACAGATGAAATCAAACGTAATGTCATGATATTAGGAAAAACAGGTGAATATAATTTTGTAATTACAGAAATTGGAGGAACAGTGGGTGATATTGAATCATTACCCTTTATAGAAAGTGTACGCCAATTAGTATGGGAATTAGGGAAAAATTGTTTATGTATTCATTTAACCTATGTGCCTTATATTGCTGCATCTAGAGAATTGAAAACAAAACCAACTCAACATTCTGTCAAATCGCTTCAAGAGCAAGGGGTCCAACCGAGTATTCTTATACTTCGCACTGAGAAAAAATTAGCCAACAATATTTGTCGCAAAGTAGCGTTATTTTGTAATGTGGATGAGAATGCTGTTATTCAATCATATGACGTTCCTAGTATTTACGAGGTGCCAATTATGTTAGCTGAACAAAAGCTGGACAAAATTATTCTTCGAAAAGTAAAAATGTCTGATGAAGGGGAACCGGATTTGACATTTTGGAAGCATTTTCTTGAAAATATGAGAATGGTGGAGCAAACTGTAACAATAGGAGTTATAGGTAAATATGCTGAACTGCCTGATGCTTACAAGTCTATTAATGAATCCCTGCTTCAGGCAGCTACTTATCATAAATACAAGTTAAACTTGCTTTTTATCCATTCCGAAAAAATTAATGAATCCAATGTAAGTAAACAATTATTAAATATAAATGGGATAATAATTGCTCCAGGCTTTGGACGACGTGGTATTGAAGGAAAACTTACTGCATTGAAATACGCACGAGAAAACAATAAACCTACTTTTGGAATCTGTTTAGGAATGCAATGTATGATTATTGAATTTGCACGGAATGTATTAGGGTTAGCCGATGCTAATTCTAGTGAAATGGATACGACTACTTCGAACAAAGTAATAGATTTGATGGAAGAACAAAAACAGTTAACAATTATGGGTGGTTCCATGCGATTAGGGACTTACGAATGTAGATTGGAAAAGGGTTCAAAAGTTATAAAAATTTATAAGGCTGACCAAGTAAGAGAACGTCATCGTCATCGTTATGAATTCAATGGTGCATATAAAGAAATTTTTGAAAAAAACGGAATGAAATGTAGTGGGACTAATCCTGACACTAATTTAGTGGAGATAGTAGAAATTCCTCGATTAAAGTGGTATATAGGGACACAATTTCATCCGGAATATAATAGTACAGTGGTAAATCCCAATCCTTTATTTATGAGCTTCATAAGAGCTTCTATTTCTTCAACTCTTTGAGAGTTTTATATACATTTTTATGGAGATATGAATAACAACTCCATATGGTTTTTCTATAAAGGCCTTCATTTTTCGTAATTTAGCCGAATAGGGACTTTGCCCTATATATATTAATACAAATATATTATATGGATAAAAATACTATTATTGGATTTATACTTATCTTTTGGGTGCTCTTTGGATTTGCTTATTTAAACCATAATCGTCCGATTCAAGAGCAACTGGAAAAAAATCCTCCTATGTCGGCAAATAGTGTGAAAAAAGAATTTTCTAATCCTATAAGTGAAATTCAGTCAAGTGATATTTATGGAAATTTTGCCGCCTCAACAAAGGGAACAGAAACATTCGTGACTATACAGAATGCTTTGATGGAAATCAAATTGAGTACTAAAGGTGGCCGTATCTATTCGGTACGACTAAAAAAATATACAAACTACAAGAATGAACCGTTATATTTGTTTGAAGGGGATGAGTCTGCATTTAATATTATTTTCATTTCTTCAAACAATAAAGTACTTAATTCGGAGGATTTTTACTTTGAAATAGTTTCTAATTCCGAATTAGAAACTATTCTACGACTAAACGCAGGAAAGAATAGATACATAGATTTTGTTTATACTCTTCATCCCGATGATTACATGGTGGACTGGAAACTTGTATCACATAATATCCAAACGGAACTTTCACATTCTATGCATACATTGAATATTCAATGGATGCAAAAAATAAGGCAACAGGAAAAAGGTCGAAAATTTGAAGAACGTTACGCCAGATTAACTTATAAATTTTTAACTGATGATATAGAACAATTGCGAGAGACTAAAGATGATGTCAGAAACGTTCCTAACAAATTAAAATGGATAGGATATAAAGATCAATTCTTTTCCTCTGTGTTTATTGTCCATAGTAATTTTGAATCAGCAAAATTGGATTCAAAATATCTAACATATGGAGCATATATAAAAGAATATAGCACTTCGACAAGTATTCCATATAATATTGCAAATATAGAACCAATAAAATTTAACTTTTATTTTGGTCCGAATGACTATTCCCTACTAAAAAGTTATGACAAAACAAAATTGAAGGAACAAAATCTCGAACTAGAGAAACTTGTTCCACTAGGATGGAGTCTCTTTCGCGCGATTAATAAATGCCTTATTATTCCCATATTCAATTGGTTAACAAACGGAGAAAATGTTAATTTGGGATTGGCAATCTTGATTTTAACATTGATTATCAAAATTGCTCTTTTCCCATTAACTTATAAGTCGTTTATATCTTCTGCAAAAATGCGTGTACTTAAACCACAAGTAGAAAATATCAATATTAAATATTCGGGGCAAGAAAAGGCCTTGATCAGACAGCAAAAAACAATGGAATTATATCGCCAAGTAGGTGTCAATCCCATGACAGGTTGTTTCCCAATACTATTGCAAATGCCTTTTCTGATTGCTTTGTTTATGTTCTTCCCCTCAGCTATTGGATTAAGACATCAAAGTTTCCTCTGGGCAAATGATTTATCTACTTATGATACATTGATTCAATGGAGCACAGATATACCTTTTATTCCTCGATTTTTGGGTAATCATATTAGTTTATTTTGCTTGTTAATGTCACTAGCTACAATTTTGAATACAAGATATAATACAATGTATCAACAAAATATTGGACAAGAACAATTCCCGGGAATGAAGTTAACGATGTATTTTATGCCAGTAGTAATGTTTTTCTTTCTCAATTCATATCCTGCAGGATTAAATTATTATTATTTGATTTCTACGTTGATAACCATCATGCAAACAATCATTTTTCGCGGATTAGTTAACGAACTAAATCTACTTGCTAAATTAGAGGCTAACAAAAAAAAATCAAAACTTGTTAAGAAAAAATTTGGTTTTATGGATCGTTTAGAAGAATTTCAACGAAAACAACAAGAATTATTAAAAAAGAAAAGAAAAAGGTGATTTTTCGTTTGTCTCTTTCTAAGAAGATTTTTAACTTTCCTTTCTGTCTCTTACTTCCATTGAGGGATTCGAGAATAATATTTTTCTTTTGATTTGAAGATTCATTGAGTCTCAAGTCTGATATAATAAAAAAACAAATAAGACTAACATT of the Candidatus Azobacteroides pseudotrichonymphae genomovar. CFP2 genome contains:
- a CDS encoding NADH peroxidase codes for the protein MKTKWICVVCGYVHEGEEVPEFCPQCGQPRDKFEKMEEKDGRLQFVDEHCLGIAKGVDVEILKGLKAHFTGECTEVGMYLAMSRQADREGLPEIAEAYKRVAWEEAEHAAKFAELLGEVVVNTKENLKKRMEAEKGACADKKRIATLAKQHNLDAIHDTVHEMARDEARHGRVFEGLYHRYFH
- the yidC gene encoding membrane protein insertase YidC yields the protein MDKNTIIGFILIFWVLFGFAYLNHNRPIQEQLEKNPPMSANSVKKEFSNPISEIQSSDIYGNFAASTKGTETFVTIQNALMEIKLSTKGGRIYSVRLKKYTNYKNEPLYLFEGDESAFNIIFISSNNKVLNSEDFYFEIVSNSELETILRLNAGKNRYIDFVYTLHPDDYMVDWKLVSHNIQTELSHSMHTLNIQWMQKIRQQEKGRKFEERYARLTYKFLTDDIEQLRETKDDVRNVPNKLKWIGYKDQFFSSVFIVHSNFESAKLDSKYLTYGAYIKEYSTSTSIPYNIANIEPIKFNFYFGPNDYSLLKSYDKTKLKEQNLELEKLVPLGWSLFRAINKCLIIPIFNWLTNGENVNLGLAILILTLIIKIALFPLTYKSFISSAKMRVLKPQVENINIKYSGQEKALIRQQKTMELYRQVGVNPMTGCFPILLQMPFLIALFMFFPSAIGLRHQSFLWANDLSTYDTLIQWSTDIPFIPRFLGNHISLFCLLMSLATILNTRYNTMYQQNIGQEQFPGMKLTMYFMPVVMFFFLNSYPAGLNYYYLISTLITIMQTIIFRGLVNELNLLAKLEANKKKSKLVKKKFGFMDRLEEFQRKQQELLKKKRKR
- the gltX gene encoding glutamate--tRNA ligase is translated as MKARVRFAPSPTGPLHIGSIRTALYNYLFAKKYHGDFILRIEDTDSTRFIPGAEEYIIETFKWLGITFDEGPYRQSERKAIYKEYVDELLNKNLAYIAFDTPEELEAKRRNIPNFQYDAITRMTMNNSLTLSKEETKKRIANSNQYVVRIKIDPNQTIIVNDLIRGEMSISSSTLDDKVLYKSSDNLPTYHLANIVDDHLMKITHVIRGEEWLSSTPLHIILYQYFGWGEKMPVFAHLPLLLKPDGKGKLSKRDGERFGFPIFPLQWTDSKTGKSISGYREDGYLPEALINFLALLGWNPGSEQEFFSIDELSVLFSLKKCSKNGAKFDYKKVEWFNHQYIQKKSDKEIAELFFHFYSKKLEKQDFKKITEVIGMVKGRISSIRDLWYETAFFFVAPNTYDEKIVQKRWRAESPIQLTELSELLATITNFSLQIVEKTIRGWINNKGYHPSNIMNACRLALVGTAKGPGIFHIIEILGKEEVIIRIKKAIQVLR
- a CDS encoding CTP synthase, coding for METKYIFITGGVISSLGKGIVAASIGKLLQGRGYKVTIQKFDPYINIDPGTLNPYEHGECYVTGDGCETDLDLGHYERFLNIPTSRANNVTAGCVYQNVINRERKGDFLGKTVQVVPHITDEIKRNVMILGKTGEYNFVITEIGGTVGDIESLPFIESVRQLVWELGKNCLCIHLTYVPYIAASRELKTKPTQHSVKSLQEQGVQPSILILRTEKKLANNICRKVALFCNVDENAVIQSYDVPSIYEVPIMLAEQKLDKIILRKVKMSDEGEPDLTFWKHFLENMRMVEQTVTIGVIGKYAELPDAYKSINESLLQAATYHKYKLNLLFIHSEKINESNVSKQLLNINGIIIAPGFGRRGIEGKLTALKYARENNKPTFGICLGMQCMIIEFARNVLGLADANSSEMDTTTSNKVIDLMEEQKQLTIMGGSMRLGTYECRLEKGSKVIKIYKADQVRERHRHRYEFNGAYKEIFEKNGMKCSGTNPDTNLVEIVEIPRLKWYIGTQFHPEYNSTVVNPNPLFMSFIRASISSTL
- a CDS encoding DUF5606 family protein gives rise to the protein MKTNIIYNFMLEEILFVSGKPGLFRLVSKGKNIFIVESLLTHKKMPVFMQDKVTPLDKITVYTESNEVPLSSILSKISEKEEGHEIDSKMIDSDNEVLNSYFSRILPDYDKRLVYPSHIKKILSWYNLLVKEKLVVFVEKNEADKN
- the coaE gene encoding dephospho-CoA kinase (Dephospho-CoA kinase (CoaE) performs the final step in coenzyme A biosynthesis.), yielding MRILGITGGIGSGKSVVARVFETMGIPVYNTDLASKEISNSSQTVREQLSDKFGETIYKEGLLDRTMLALLVFSKPEYLKFVNSVIHPKVLFNFLKWKEQHTEKLFIGIETAVLFESGFDKWVDVSINIFAPIELRIQRVQKREGLDKRVILNRINNQCLDRERIHKADYTIVNDNQQAVLSQIENLIAKLQRC
- the yajC gene encoding preprotein translocase subunit YajC; its protein translation is MALIYILLQATSVGSSYSGLIMIVLIFIIMYFFMIRPQQKQRKRVEEQRASLKEGDKVVISGGIHGKLKKVNDTSCIIEIAEMVKVEVDKLSVFACNDVASVKPANQMAHTK
- a CDS encoding glycoside hydrolase family 73 protein gives rise to the protein MAIELMCKYKIPASIVLAQGLLESGAGGSQLAKEANNHFGIKCHSDWIGECYFLSDEENGCFRKYEKVEDSFEDYSSFLYKERYSSLFMLDIRDYTGWARKLQSCGYATDKFYADKLIKLIVDYKLYQFDEIEKSTE